From the genome of Ornithobacterium rhinotracheale, one region includes:
- the recJ gene encoding single-stranded-DNA-specific exonuclease RecJ, with protein MSSRWLLKPKPLAENVKALQDSLKISESLAYILVQRGISTYDEAKDFFRPQLSHLHDPFLMKDMDRAVERILSALNNQEKIMVYGDYDVDGTTSVALMYTFLKKQTDHITYYIPDRYKEGYGVSREGIDYAADNDIQLIISLDCGIKANEMVAYAKEKGIDFIICDHHFPGDKLPDAVAVLDPKREDCQYPYDGLSGCGVGFKLIQALAKPLKISDKELFSYLDLVAVSIAADIVPITGENRILAHFGLKVLNTSPRLGLKMLIPKESVGLVNVSKIVFAIAPKINAAGRIKQATDAVKLLITENEITARRYVSEINNLNKERKELDSLITDEALSQLAEEDETKFTTVVYDPHWHKGVIGIVASRLTEVYYRPTAVFTQGDNGMLVASVRSVKGFDVYEALVECGDLLERFGGHMSAAGLTMKEVNFPNFKRRFEQIVSRTINKAQQTPTIEIDTELSFKEITPKFARILKQMEPFGPENLMPHFLTKGVRSAGDERYMGRGNEHIKLTVYHPEVRKHFTAIGFGMGHHLKRMKTESFDMVYVIEENVWQGKAHLQIRIKDVRFG; from the coding sequence ATGTCTTCACGCTGGTTACTTAAGCCCAAACCTTTGGCAGAGAATGTAAAAGCCTTGCAGGATTCCCTGAAAATCTCGGAATCCCTTGCTTATATTCTCGTGCAGCGAGGCATCAGCACCTATGATGAGGCCAAAGATTTCTTCCGCCCGCAACTCTCTCATTTGCATGATCCTTTCCTTATGAAAGACATGGACAGAGCCGTAGAACGCATCCTTTCTGCGCTCAATAATCAAGAAAAAATCATGGTGTATGGCGACTACGATGTTGATGGCACTACCTCTGTGGCTCTAATGTATACCTTCCTGAAAAAGCAAACAGATCACATAACCTACTACATTCCAGACCGATACAAGGAAGGTTATGGCGTTTCGCGCGAGGGAATAGACTATGCCGCAGATAATGACATTCAGCTCATCATCTCACTCGATTGTGGGATTAAAGCTAACGAAATGGTGGCGTATGCCAAAGAAAAAGGCATTGATTTCATCATTTGCGATCACCACTTTCCTGGCGATAAATTGCCCGATGCAGTGGCGGTGCTCGATCCCAAACGCGAAGATTGCCAGTATCCTTACGACGGATTAAGTGGTTGTGGCGTAGGCTTTAAACTTATTCAAGCCCTTGCCAAGCCCTTAAAAATATCAGACAAAGAGCTATTCAGCTACTTAGATTTAGTGGCGGTGAGCATTGCTGCCGATATAGTGCCAATTACTGGAGAAAATCGGATTTTGGCACATTTTGGGCTTAAGGTTTTAAACACTTCGCCGCGTTTAGGCTTAAAAATGCTGATTCCTAAAGAATCGGTGGGCTTGGTCAATGTGAGCAAAATCGTGTTTGCCATTGCACCGAAAATCAATGCGGCGGGCAGAATCAAGCAAGCGACCGATGCGGTAAAACTACTCATTACCGAAAACGAAATCACCGCACGCCGCTATGTGAGCGAAATCAATAATTTAAATAAAGAACGAAAAGAGCTCGACTCCCTTATTACCGACGAAGCTCTGAGCCAATTGGCAGAGGAAGATGAGACGAAATTTACCACCGTGGTCTACGACCCGCACTGGCACAAAGGCGTTATAGGCATCGTGGCATCACGCCTCACAGAAGTTTATTACCGCCCCACGGCCGTATTCACCCAAGGCGACAATGGTATGCTTGTAGCTTCCGTGCGCTCCGTAAAGGGTTTTGATGTGTACGAGGCTCTTGTGGAGTGTGGCGACCTACTCGAACGCTTCGGTGGGCATATGTCTGCCGCTGGCCTCACTATGAAAGAGGTTAATTTCCCCAATTTCAAACGCCGTTTTGAGCAAATCGTAAGCCGTACCATCAACAAAGCACAGCAAACACCTACCATCGAGATAGATACCGAGCTAAGCTTTAAAGAAATCACTCCTAAGTTTGCGCGCATCTTAAAGCAAATGGAGCCTTTTGGCCCAGAAAATTTAATGCCGCACTTCCTTACAAAAGGCGTACGCTCAGCGGGCGATGAACGCTATATGGGGCGTGGAAATGAGCACATTAAGCTCACAGTGTATCATCCCGAAGTGCGCAAACATTTCACCGCGATTGGCTTTGGTATGGGGCATCATTTAAAACGAATGAAAACTGAAAGTTTTGACATGGTCTATGTCATCGAAGAAAATGTATGGCAAGGCAAAGCACACCTGCAAATCCGAATTAAAGATGTAAGGTTTGGCTAA
- a CDS encoding tetratricopeptide repeat protein, whose translation MKFINSSIKNNMKKLILLLILIVSCTINAQSFETCTNYYSNREYKKAFECFKPHAEQGFAKAQFNLGIMYDNGEGVKQDYHKAIKWYQKAAEQGDAEAQFNLGYMYENGEGVKQDYHKAFEWYQKAAEQGFAKAQFNLGIMYDNGEGVKQDYYKALEWYQKAAEQGIAQAQFNLGYMYDNGEGVKQDYYKALEWYQKAAEQGIAQAQFNLGIMYLKGNGVRQDYHKAFEWYQKAAEQGDAQAQTALGYMYENGEGVKQDYHKAFEWYQKAAEQGDAQAQFNLGIMYDNGEGVRQDYEKAIEWYQKAAEQGDAKAQFNLGYMYENGEGVRQDYHKAFEWYQKAAEQGIAQAQFNLGIMYLKGNGVRQDYHKAFEWYQKAAEQGHAEAQAVLGIMYLKGNGVRQDYHKAKEYFGKACDNGYQNGCDLYRKLNEKGD comes from the coding sequence ATGAAATTTATTAACAGCTCCATTAAAAATAATATGAAAAAACTGATTTTATTACTTATTTTAATCGTTTCTTGCACCATTAATGCACAGTCATTCGAAACTTGCACAAATTATTACAGCAATAGAGAATACAAAAAAGCCTTTGAATGCTTTAAGCCACATGCCGAGCAAGGATTTGCCAAAGCACAATTTAATTTAGGCATAATGTACGACAACGGAGAGGGCGTAAAACAAGATTACCACAAAGCTATTAAGTGGTATCAAAAAGCTGCCGAGCAAGGAGATGCCGAAGCGCAATTTAATTTAGGCTATATGTACGAGAACGGAGAGGGCGTAAAACAAGATTACCACAAGGCCTTTGAGTGGTATCAAAAAGCGGCCGAGCAAGGATTTGCCAAAGCACAATTTAATTTAGGCATAATGTACGACAACGGAGAGGGTGTAAAACAAGATTACTACAAGGCCCTTGAGTGGTATCAAAAAGCGGCCGAGCAAGGAATTGCCCAAGCGCAATTTAATTTAGGCTATATGTACGACAACGGAGAGGGCGTAAAACAAGATTACTACAAGGCCCTTGAGTGGTATCAAAAAGCGGCCGAGCAAGGAATTGCCCAAGCGCAATTTAATTTAGGCATAATGTACTTAAAAGGAAACGGCGTAAGACAAGATTACCACAAAGCCTTTGAGTGGTATCAAAAAGCGGCCGAGCAAGGAGATGCCCAAGCGCAAACTGCTTTAGGCTATATGTACGAGAACGGAGAGGGCGTAAAACAAGATTACCACAAAGCCTTTGAGTGGTATCAAAAAGCGGCCGAGCAAGGAGATGCCCAAGCGCAATTCAATTTAGGCATAATGTACGACAACGGAGAGGGCGTAAGACAAGATTACGAAAAAGCTATTGAGTGGTATCAAAAAGCTGCCGAGCAAGGAGATGCCAAAGCGCAATTTAATTTAGGCTATATGTACGAGAACGGAGAGGGCGTAAGACAAGATTACCACAAAGCCTTTGAGTGGTATCAAAAAGCTGCCGAGCAAGGAATTGCCCAAGCACAATTTAATTTAGGCATAATGTACTTAAAAGGAAACGGCGTAAGACAAGATTACCACAAAGCCTTTGAGTGGTATCAAAAAGCGGCTGAGCAAGGACATGCCGAAGCTCAAGCTGTTTTAGGCATAATGTACTTAAAAGGAAACGGCGTAAGACAAGATTACCACAAAGCCAAAGAATATTTTGGTAAAGCTTGCGATAATGGATATCAAAACGGCTGCGATTTATACCGAAAATTAAACGAAAAAGGGGATTAA